One stretch of Epinephelus lanceolatus isolate andai-2023 chromosome 15, ASM4190304v1, whole genome shotgun sequence DNA includes these proteins:
- the LOC117267060 gene encoding cdc42 effector protein 3: MPLRTSLYRKPSSGRWPGRNSKRREVLSVNMISLPLADFRHISHIGNDAQRDSFGDLSFLKMGHNLLLQSSQSEQNLFMACSPPPKPPRLNLDEADGSESPDWRAGHLHNTSQKRKKCSSMPLLDSEDREVDMEKEDGYQRGNNVATNQAGRLGRGSLNSDRDEDSAEICDKTVRQHKEEDSGFSFSLDLGPSILDDVLQVMDKLHD, translated from the coding sequence ATGCCACTGAGAACATCGTTGTACAGAAAGCCATCCTCTGGTCGCTGGCCCGGCAGGAACTCCAAGCGCAGGGAGGTGCTGTCCGTCAATATGATTAGCCTACCACTGGCTGATTTCCGCCACATCTCACATATTGGCAACGATGCTCAGAGAGACAGCTTTGGAGACCTGTCCTTCTTAAAGATGGGCCACAATCTGCTTCTACAAAGCTCCCAGAGCGAGCAGAATCTCTTCATGGCCTGCTCTCCGCCACCAAAGCCCCCTCGTCTGAACCTGGACGAGGCGGACGGCTCAGAGAGCCCTGACTGGCGTGCAGGCCACCTGCACAACACGTCTCAGAAGAGAAAGAAATGCAGCTCTATGCCGCTGCTGGACAGCGAGGACAGAGAAGTGGATATGGAAAAGGAAGATGGGTACCAGAGAGGGAATAATGTTGCTACCAATCAGGCTGGCAGGCTTGGACGGGGCAGCTTGAATTCAGACAGGGATGAAGACTCCGCAGAGATCTGTGACAAAACTGTCAGACAGCATAAGGAGGAGGACAGTGGCTTTTCATTCAGCCTCGACCTGGGCCCTTCAATCCTGGATGATGTTCTCCAGGTGATGGACAAACTCCACGATTAG